One segment of Ignavibacteria bacterium DNA contains the following:
- the metG gene encoding methionine--tRNA ligase, which yields MKRYLITSALPYASGVTHLGNVVGSTLPADIYARYCRLRGRDTLSICGSDEHGVAITIAAEKEGITPREVIDRYHEANARALKGLDIEFDLYDRTSNPLHAATAQEFFLVWKEKGLLVEREDDQFYDDESKIFLPDRYVEGICPNCGYDKARGDQCDNCGAYYDQLDLKSPRSLVSRKTPVVRKTKHWYFRLNEFQQWCEEYIESHAGQWKDNVLQQSRSWLKQGLAERSATRDMTWGIPVPVDGAEGKVLYVWFEAVLGYISITKQWAINEGRPEDWRRWWCDANTEYTAFLGKDNIVFHTIIFPILLNTRKEEGYILPENVPANEFLNLEGKKFSKSRNWAIDVMQYLAAFPEAQHRDIVRYVLTMNMPETKDSDFTWRDYQARTNNELAAILGNYVNRVMQFVQKNFAGTVPVLPDGFEHGEHEQVLLDAMRDGHNAVGLNLDAYRFRDAATEAMNIARAANKYFNDKAPWKSIKSDPSDCAATMNVCLQAIRTLSVVFAPFCPVAAATMQSMLGLPVNVGSPKEGETGKDLWSHSHEFQLASGSPLAEPTILFTKVENEVVEREIEKLVGTTPSAVVTPSAVVTPSAVEEQDDRITIDDFSKVKLRTAVIIEAERVAKSEKLLKLQVDIGTERRQILAGIAKHYAPEDLIGKTIVVVANLKPAKLMGMESQGMVLAASNADGRLTLVTPSDAGIGAGAEVR from the coding sequence GTGAAACGTTACCTCATTACTTCGGCACTTCCTTACGCAAGTGGAGTGACCCACCTCGGAAACGTTGTGGGCTCTACGCTTCCGGCAGATATCTACGCACGGTATTGCAGACTTCGCGGACGAGACACACTCTCCATCTGCGGCTCCGATGAACACGGCGTGGCCATTACCATTGCAGCAGAGAAGGAAGGTATTACACCGCGAGAAGTGATCGACCGGTATCATGAGGCAAATGCCCGCGCGCTGAAAGGCCTGGATATCGAATTCGATCTCTATGATCGCACGTCCAATCCACTTCATGCCGCTACAGCCCAAGAGTTCTTCTTGGTGTGGAAGGAGAAGGGGCTCCTTGTAGAACGCGAGGACGATCAGTTCTATGATGATGAGTCAAAGATCTTCCTTCCCGACCGATATGTAGAAGGCATCTGTCCGAACTGCGGATATGACAAGGCGCGCGGAGATCAATGTGACAATTGCGGTGCCTATTACGATCAGTTGGATCTGAAGAGTCCACGCTCTCTCGTTAGCAGAAAAACACCGGTAGTACGAAAGACAAAACACTGGTACTTCCGGCTCAATGAGTTCCAACAATGGTGTGAAGAATACATCGAGTCCCATGCCGGACAGTGGAAGGACAACGTCTTGCAGCAAAGCCGATCGTGGCTGAAGCAAGGTCTTGCAGAACGTTCTGCCACGCGCGATATGACTTGGGGTATTCCGGTCCCCGTGGATGGTGCCGAAGGAAAGGTCCTCTACGTTTGGTTCGAGGCGGTACTCGGTTACATCTCCATAACGAAACAATGGGCGATCAACGAAGGTCGTCCGGAAGACTGGCGCCGGTGGTGGTGCGACGCGAACACCGAATACACTGCCTTCCTTGGTAAGGACAACATTGTATTCCACACGATCATCTTTCCGATCCTTCTCAATACGCGTAAGGAAGAGGGATACATTCTTCCGGAGAACGTACCGGCCAATGAGTTCCTCAACCTCGAAGGAAAGAAGTTTTCGAAGAGTCGGAACTGGGCCATTGATGTGATGCAGTATCTCGCTGCATTTCCCGAAGCGCAGCATAGAGACATCGTGCGTTATGTGCTTACGATGAACATGCCGGAGACTAAGGACAGTGACTTCACGTGGAGAGATTACCAGGCACGCACGAACAACGAGCTGGCGGCGATCCTCGGCAATTACGTGAACCGTGTGATGCAGTTCGTGCAGAAGAATTTTGCCGGTACTGTTCCGGTTTTGCCGGACGGCTTTGAGCACGGTGAACATGAGCAGGTCTTGCTTGATGCGATGCGTGACGGACACAATGCTGTTGGGCTCAACCTTGATGCCTACCGGTTCCGTGACGCTGCAACGGAGGCAATGAACATTGCGCGTGCTGCCAATAAGTACTTCAACGACAAAGCGCCGTGGAAGTCCATCAAGAGCGATCCTTCGGATTGCGCAGCCACGATGAACGTCTGTCTTCAGGCAATTCGTACGCTATCCGTGGTCTTTGCGCCGTTCTGTCCTGTAGCAGCTGCTACCATGCAGTCCATGTTGGGTCTGCCTGTGAACGTAGGCTCACCAAAAGAGGGTGAGACAGGCAAGGATCTTTGGTCGCATTCCCACGAGTTTCAATTGGCGTCCGGATCGCCCCTTGCCGAGCCTACAATCCTGTTCACGAAGGTGGAGAACGAAGTGGTTGAACGTGAGATCGAAAAACTCGTTGGTACCACTCCGAGCGCAGTCGTCACTCCGAGCGCAGTCGTCACTCCGAGCGCAGTCGAGGAGCAGGATGACCGCATCACGATCGATGATTTCTCAAAGGTGAAGTTGCGCACCGCTGTGATCATCGAAGCAGAGCGTGTTGCGAAGTCGGAGAAACTCCTCAAGCTTCAAGTGGACATCGGCACAGAGCGCAGACAGATCCTGGCCGGCATCGCAAAACATTATGCGCCTGAGGATCTGATAGGCAAGACCATTGTTGTTGTTGCCAATCTCAAGCCCGCCAAGCTCATGGGCATGGAATCACAGGGTATGGTTCTTGCGGCATCCAACGCCGACGGCAGGCTTACATTGGTCACTCCATCCGATGCCGGTATCGGCGCCGGAGCCGAGGTTCGCTGA